CTCGATGGGCGCGGACATCCGCGGGGCCGGAACCGACGTCATCAAAATTTACGGGGTGGATCATCTGAAAGGCACCACTTATTCGATCATCCCCGACCAGATCGAGGCCGGAACCTATATGGCGGCCGCGGCCGTCACCTGCGGCGACGTTCTTGTCAGAAACGTGATCCCGAAGCACCTGGAATCCATTTCCGCAAAGCTGGAGGAAATGGGCGTTTTCGTCGAGGAATTCGACGATTCCATCCGGGTGATGAGAGACAAGCCCCTGAACCGGTGCAACATCAAAACCATGCCGCATCCCGGATTCCCGACCGATATGCAGCCCCAAATCGCGGTGCTTCTTTCCATCGCGCACGGAACCAGCATCATCAACGAAGGCGTGTGGGACAACCGTTTCCGCTATGTGGAGGAACTGAGGCGCATGGGCGCCCAGATTTCCGTCGACGGAAAAATCGCCGTGGTCGAAGGGGTCGATCACCTGAACGCGGCGCCGGTCAAGGCGACGGATCTGCGCGCGGGGGCGGCCATGGTGATCGCCGGGCTGTGTGCGCACGGCGTTACGGAAGTGGAGAATATCCAGCATATCGAACGCGGCTACGAAAACGTGGAAGGCAAGCTGAGAGCGCTCGGCGCCGACATCAGACGGGTTTCCGAGCCCGACACGCTCGTTGCGCACGCGGTTTGATATTAAAAGGGAAAAGGCAGGTTCAGGTACCGTGTCACGGTTTCCTGAACCTTTTTTGGCAATTTGGGGAAGGCAGGCAGCAGATGGCGAAACTATGTCCGCTATTCAGCGGAAGCAGCGGCAACAGTATTTATGTTGGAAACAGCGAGGCGGGGATCCTGGTGGATGCGGGGAGAAGCGCCAGGCAGCTCGCCCAGGCGCTCGGCCGGTGCGGAATCCCGATCGCGGCGGTGAAGGCCGTCTTCGTCACGCACGAGCACGTCGACCATGTCAAGGGGCTGCGCGTGTTTGCCGAAAGAAACCGGGTCCCCGTCTACTCTTCGCCCGGAACGCTGCGCACGCTGGAGGAAAACGGATGCCTGACGCCGAAGATTTCAGAGTTCGTGGCGCCGTCCGGCGGGGTGGAATGCGCGGGCATGATGATCCGGCCGTTCCACATGTCGCATGACTGCGCGGAAGGAGTCGGGTACAAGATTTTCACCGGGGATGACCGGAAGGTCGCGATCTCGACGGATCTCGGATACATATCGGACGAAGTGATGGGCGAGCTGGAAACGAGCGACCTCGTCGTGCTGGAATCGAACCACGATGTCGGCATGCTTCAGAACGGGCCATACCCGTATCCGCTCAAGCGGCGCATCCTGTCCGACGTGGGGCATCTTTCCAACGCCGCCTGCTCCGAAGCGCTGCCGGGCCTTGCCGAAAGAGGGGTGACGCGGTTCGTGCTGGCCCATCTCAGCGCGGAAAACAACACTCCGGAGCTGGCTTATCAGACCGCGCTTTGTTCGCTGACCATGGCCGGCTTCCGGCAGGATGAGGATTTTCAGCTGACGGTCGCGCCCCGCGTGAATGAAACGGGGAAGATCCTGCTGTTTTAAAGGAGGTTCGCTTTGCTGGACGTTCGGGTCGTTTGTGTGGGCAAGCTGAAAGAATCATACTGGCGCGACGCATGCCGGGAATATGCAAAACGCCTGAGCGCCTTCTGCCGGTTTTCCATTGTGGAAATCGGGGAGGAACGTCTGCCGGAGCATCCGTCTCCGGCTCAGATTGCGCATGCGCTGGAAATCGAAGGGGGAAAGCTGCTGACCGCGTCTTCCGGCGGTACACGGATTTCCCTGTGCATCGAGGGGAAAGAGCTTTCCTCGCCGCAGCTTGCGGAAAAGATCGAAGCTCTGGCCGTTCGCGGCGTCAGCACGGTCGCCTTCCTGATCGGCAGCTCGTACG
This window of the Ruminococcaceae bacterium BL-6 genome carries:
- the yycJ gene encoding Putative metallo-hydrolase YycJ (Evidence 3 : Putative function from multiple computational evidences); the protein is MAKLCPLFSGSSGNSIYVGNSEAGILVDAGRSARQLAQALGRCGIPIAAVKAVFVTHEHVDHVKGLRVFAERNRVPVYSSPGTLRTLEENGCLTPKISEFVAPSGGVECAGMMIRPFHMSHDCAEGVGYKIFTGDDRKVAISTDLGYISDEVMGELETSDLVVLESNHDVGMLQNGPYPYPLKRRILSDVGHLSNAACSEALPGLAERGVTRFVLAHLSAENNTPELAYQTALCSLTMAGFRQDEDFQLTVAPRVNETGKILLF
- the murA gene encoding UDP-N-acetylglucosamine 1-carboxyvinyltransferase 3; the protein is MDKFVITGGNRLTGEVTISGAKNAAIAIIPAAILSDGVCRIENIPNITDVTAITRILYDMGAKIRHVNKSTLEIDPRTIHTYVASYELARHIRGSYYLLGALLGRFSHAVVTMPGGCDFGVRPIDQHLKGFAAIGASYSLEGGMVNVSADKLIGNNIYLDVVSVGATVNIMLAAVKAKGMTVIENAAKEPHIVDLANFLNSMGADIRGAGTDVIKIYGVDHLKGTTYSIIPDQIEAGTYMAAAAVTCGDVLVRNVIPKHLESISAKLEEMGVFVEEFDDSIRVMRDKPLNRCNIKTMPHPGFPTDMQPQIAVLLSIAHGTSIINEGVWDNRFRYVEELRRMGAQISVDGKIAVVEGVDHLNAAPVKATDLRAGAAMVIAGLCAHGVTEVENIQHIERGYENVEGKLRALGADIRRVSEPDTLVAHAV
- the rlmH gene encoding Ribosomal RNA large subunit methyltransferase H; this encodes MLDVRVVCVGKLKESYWRDACREYAKRLSAFCRFSIVEIGEERLPEHPSPAQIAHALEIEGGKLLTASSGGTRISLCIEGKELSSPQLAEKIEALAVRGVSTVAFLIGSSYGLSGEVKRESDFLLSMSPMTFPHQFARVMACEQIYRAFEITGNGKYHK